The proteins below are encoded in one region of Acanthochromis polyacanthus isolate Apoly-LR-REF ecotype Palm Island chromosome 4, KAUST_Apoly_ChrSc, whole genome shotgun sequence:
- the plcxd1 gene encoding PI-PLC X domain-containing protein 1 isoform X1, whose protein sequence is MSSVLVSELSLAELPMESWMSELPCALWDTPLYHLAIPGSHNAITYCLDMNDRSPVDLMQPDLLQKLDKYMKPLIRPFVYKWAITQEFTIKQQLDCGVRYCDLRIAHRPNDSSTDLYFYHGVYTTLTVQTVLMEIREWLDAHPKEVVILSFSHFLGLNQELHMLLLTTIRNAFTSKLCPKTEPLTLRNLWALGYQVIVSYEHTISSCHSELWPHIPYWWANKCKAEALIEEFEHRKQHGRPGGFFVTGINLTEDLKYICTHPTESLKDLVMSTYPTLLSWVKEQTPGSRVGSLNIIAGDFITESHFVPTVVTLNEKLLKWSS, encoded by the exons ATGTCCTCGGTGCTGGTGTCCGAGCTGAGCCTGGCTGAGCTGCCCATGGAGAGCTGGATGTCTGAGCTGCCCTGCGCCCTGTGGGACACCCCCCTGTACCACCTGGCCATCCCAG GCAGCCACAATGCAATAACCTACTGTCTGGATATGAACGACAGATCCCCTGTTGACCTCATGCAGCCAGACCTGCTTCAAAAGCTGGACAAGTACATGAAGCCGCTCATTCGGCCCTTTGTGTACAAGTGGGCAATAACACAG GAGTTCACTATAAAGCAGCAGCTGGACTGTGGGGTCAGATACTGTGACCTGAGAATCGCTCACCGGCCCAACGACAGCTCCACCGATCTGTACTTCTACCACGGTGTTTACACCACGCTCACTGTTCAG ACCGTCCTGATGGAGATAAGAGAGTGGCTGGACGCTCATCCCAAAGAGGTGGTCATCCTCTCCTTCAGCCACTTCCTCGGCCTGAACCAGGAGCTGCACATGCTGCTGCTCACAACCATCCGCAACGCATTCACCTCCAAACTCTGCCCCAAAACG GAACCATTAACTCTTCGAAACCTGTGGGCTTTAGGCTACCAAGTGATTGTGTCCTATGAACACACCATTTCCAGCTGTCACAGTGAACTGTGGCCGCACATTCCTTACTGGTGGGCCAACAAATGCAAAGCTGAGGCTCTTATTGAAGAGTTCGAACACAGGAAACAACATGGCAGACCAG GAGGTTTCTTTGTCACAGGAATCAATCTGACAGAAGACCTGAAGTACATCTGTACACATCCGACAGAGTCCCTGAAGGACTTAGTGATGTCCACGTACCCAACACTGCTCAGTTGGGTTAAAGAACAAACTCCCGGCTCCAGAGTCGGCTCTCTGAACATCATCGCCGGGGACTTTATCACAGAGAGCCACTTTGTACCGACTGTTGTTACACTGAACGAGAAACTACTGAAATGGTCCTCATGA
- the plcxd1 gene encoding PI-PLC X domain-containing protein 1 isoform X2, with protein sequence MQPDLLQKLDKYMKPLIRPFVYKWAITQEFTIKQQLDCGVRYCDLRIAHRPNDSSTDLYFYHGVYTTLTVQTVLMEIREWLDAHPKEVVILSFSHFLGLNQELHMLLLTTIRNAFTSKLCPKTEPLTLRNLWALGYQVIVSYEHTISSCHSELWPHIPYWWANKCKAEALIEEFEHRKQHGRPGGFFVTGINLTEDLKYICTHPTESLKDLVMSTYPTLLSWVKEQTPGSRVGSLNIIAGDFITESHFVPTVVTLNEKLLKWSS encoded by the exons ATGCAGCCAGACCTGCTTCAAAAGCTGGACAAGTACATGAAGCCGCTCATTCGGCCCTTTGTGTACAAGTGGGCAATAACACAG GAGTTCACTATAAAGCAGCAGCTGGACTGTGGGGTCAGATACTGTGACCTGAGAATCGCTCACCGGCCCAACGACAGCTCCACCGATCTGTACTTCTACCACGGTGTTTACACCACGCTCACTGTTCAG ACCGTCCTGATGGAGATAAGAGAGTGGCTGGACGCTCATCCCAAAGAGGTGGTCATCCTCTCCTTCAGCCACTTCCTCGGCCTGAACCAGGAGCTGCACATGCTGCTGCTCACAACCATCCGCAACGCATTCACCTCCAAACTCTGCCCCAAAACG GAACCATTAACTCTTCGAAACCTGTGGGCTTTAGGCTACCAAGTGATTGTGTCCTATGAACACACCATTTCCAGCTGTCACAGTGAACTGTGGCCGCACATTCCTTACTGGTGGGCCAACAAATGCAAAGCTGAGGCTCTTATTGAAGAGTTCGAACACAGGAAACAACATGGCAGACCAG GAGGTTTCTTTGTCACAGGAATCAATCTGACAGAAGACCTGAAGTACATCTGTACACATCCGACAGAGTCCCTGAAGGACTTAGTGATGTCCACGTACCCAACACTGCTCAGTTGGGTTAAAGAACAAACTCCCGGCTCCAGAGTCGGCTCTCTGAACATCATCGCCGGGGACTTTATCACAGAGAGCCACTTTGTACCGACTGTTGTTACACTGAACGAGAAACTACTGAAATGGTCCTCATGA